From a single Cotesia glomerata isolate CgM1 linkage group LG6, MPM_Cglom_v2.3, whole genome shotgun sequence genomic region:
- the LOC123266958 gene encoding zinc finger CCHC-type and RNA-binding motif-containing protein 1-like: MSGGLAPSKSTVYISNLPFSLTNNDIHQLLESHGKIVKVTVVKDKISRRSKGVAFVLFLNREDATNCAKNLNNTQIGGRTIKCSIAVDNGRSTEFIRRRDYPDKSKCWECGESGHLSYSCEQNTLGAREPPPKKIKRKKNKDSLTNSSEYYESDEDDESHPRPARPPQDIYSFNDYKEEPDVESLSAAIRHEQEQIELEKYRYKVATGEYNSDPEKESEVKPKLKRIKKNNYFSDEEEELSD; encoded by the exons ATGAGTGGCGGATTAGCACCAAGTAAATCAACAGTTTATATATCTAATCTACCATTTTCACTGACCAACAATGACATCCACCAACTTTTGGAGTCCCATGGTAAAATTGTCAa AGTAACAGTTGTCAAAGATAAAATATCACGTCGCAGCAAAGGAGTCGCGTTTGTATTATTTCTCAACCGTGAAGATGCTACTAATTgcgctaaaaatttaaacaacactcag atcGGAGGACGTACAATAAAGTGCTCCATAGCGGTCGACAATGGTCGCAGCACGGAGTTTATCAGACGTCGGGACTACCCTGACAAATCCAAGTGTTGGGAATGTGGGGAATCTGGTCACCTATCTTATTCGTGTGAACAAAATACTTTGGGAGCCAGAGAACCTCCTCCCAAGAAGATTAAACgcaagaaaaataaagattcCTTGACCAATAGTTCCGAGTACTACGAGTCTGACGAAGACGATGAGTCACATCCGAGACCAGCGAGACCCCCTCAGgatatttatagttttaatgattataaagAAGAGCCGGATGTCGAGAGCTTAAGCGCGGCTATCAGACATGAGCAAGAGCAAATCGAGCTCGAGAAATATCGGTACAAGGTAGCAACAGGTGAGTACAACAGTGACCCTGAAAAAGAGAGTGAAGTTAAGCCTAAGTTAaaaaggattaaaaaaaataattacttcagTGATGAAGAGGAAGAATTGAGTGATTAG